One segment of Coffea arabica cultivar ET-39 chromosome 7c, Coffea Arabica ET-39 HiFi, whole genome shotgun sequence DNA contains the following:
- the LOC140010428 gene encoding uncharacterized protein encodes MGEQTQVQTQTQSQSPASSQPNSDVTSATQPTPVADVSINADVSQKPSNPSKIPIRPQKIRKLSSNPTSTIATTPVVLTAVNSSSMPTLQTSEAKALQITDSSSSPSAIPIPTTASSSSTTTTTITSTSASTSTAVTSTTVSTPTASTPKNRRRSAVQSARVLPQIIKPLSAEGEINAALHHLRVVDPLLATLIDTHQPPAFESHHSPFLALTKSILYQQLAYKAGTSIYNRFVALCGGETAVLPDNVLGLSAQELKQVGVSGRKASYLYDLANKYKSGILSDETVVKMDDKSLFTMLSMVKGIGSWSVHMFMIFSLHRPDVLPVSDLGVRKGVQMLYGLEELPRPSQMEQLCEKWRPYRSVGAWYMWRFVEGKGSQNASVAPSVEGANVQPLQQIEPQQDAQQQHQLQLLEPINGMGNLGACIWGQ; translated from the exons ATGGGTGAACAAACCCAGGTACAGACCCAAACCCAATCTCAATCGCCGGCATCGTCTCAACCTAATTCTGATGTAACATCCGCAACACAGCCCACTCCTGTAGCCGACGTCTCCATCAATGCCGACGTTTCCCAGAAGCCCTCCAATCCTTCCAAAATACCTATTCGACCTCAAAAAATCCGAAAGCTGTCATCTAACCCTACTTCCACCATTGCCACCACCCCCGTTGTTCTCACCGCCGTTAACTCCTCCTCCATGCCCACCTTGCAGACTTCCGAGGCCAAAGCCCTACAAATTACTGATTCTTCCTCCTCCCCTTCTGCCATTCCTATTCCGACCACTGCTTCCTCCTCCTCTACCACCACCACTACCATCACCTCCACCTCCGCGTCGACCAGCACTGCTGTTACCTCCACCACAGTTTCCACACCCACGGCATCTACGCCCAAGAATCGGAGGCGTAGTGCTGTCCAATCAGCTAGGGTTCTGCCCCAGATCATCAAACCCCTGTCGGCCGAGGGTGAAATCAATGCCGCTCTCCACCACCTCCGCGTTGTTGACCCTTTACTTGCTACCCTGATCGATACCCACCAGCCTCCGGCATTTGAGTCTCACCACTCCCCATTCCTTGCCCTCACCAAGAGCATTCTCTATCAGCAACTCGCCTACAAAGCAGGCACCTCAATCTACAATCGCTTTGTAGCGCTCTGCGGTGGCGAGACTGCAGTTCTTCCCGACAATGTGCTGGGTCTATCTGCTCAGGAGCTCAAGCAAGTCGGTGTCTCTGGTAGAAAAGCCAGCTATTTATATGACCTCGCAAATAAGTATAAATCTGGGATTTTATCGGATGAAACTGTGGTCAAAATGGATGATAAGTCATTGTTTACCATGCTATCCATGGTCAAGGGAATTGGGTCATGGTCAGTTCACATGTTCATGATTTTTTCACTGCACAGGCCAGATGTTTTGCCAGTGAGTGATTTGGGAGTGAGGAAAGGAGTGCAGATGTTGTATGGATTGGAGGAGTTACCTAGACCTTCACAAATGGAGCAATTATGTGAGAAATGGAGGCCATATAGGTCAGTTGGTGCTTGGTATATGTGGCGGTTTGTGGAAGGAAAGGGATCACAGAATGCTTCTGTTGCTCCTTCTGTAGAGGGTGCTAATGTGCAGCCATTGCAGCAAATTGAGCCTCAGCAGGATGCACAACAGCAACACCAATTGCAGCTTCTGGAACCCATCAACGGCATGGGGAATCTCGG GGCTTGCATCTGGGGCCAATGA